Proteins from a single region of Candidatus Limnocylindrales bacterium:
- a CDS encoding aldose 1-epimerase codes for MTARILHASEADFPARTLVSPDRRLDATFLPTLNMLCTSLVHDGEQLLHLRAGIAAYAERAKTCGIPFLHPWANRLSGDTYEACGARVDLSTDGEAGARVARDANGLPNHGLLGGRTPWEITSETSSATAALLTARFRFESPALLASFPFPHDVTMRISLSSAELAVTTTIEATSERPVPVSFGYHPYFQLPGIRRESWIVELPVRRRLVLDARSIPTGEMEDVTIPRAPLAGRTYDDGFTGIIPPGVFAIEGGGRRIEVELAEGYPYVQIFAPAGAEFFCIEPMTAPANALGAGRGFPVAERGRPFEATFRVRVLG; via the coding sequence GTGACCGCGCGGATCCTTCACGCGAGCGAAGCCGACTTCCCGGCCCGGACCCTCGTGTCGCCCGACAGGCGGCTCGATGCGACGTTCCTGCCGACGCTCAACATGCTGTGCACGTCGCTGGTGCACGACGGCGAGCAGCTTCTGCACCTTCGCGCCGGGATCGCGGCGTACGCCGAGCGCGCAAAGACCTGCGGCATCCCGTTCCTGCATCCGTGGGCCAACCGGTTGTCGGGCGACACGTACGAAGCCTGCGGTGCGCGAGTCGATCTCTCCACGGACGGCGAGGCCGGCGCGCGCGTCGCAAGGGATGCCAACGGTCTTCCCAATCACGGACTGCTCGGCGGCCGCACGCCCTGGGAGATCACGAGCGAGACATCGTCCGCGACCGCCGCGCTGCTTACCGCCCGCTTCCGTTTCGAATCGCCGGCGCTCCTCGCGAGCTTCCCGTTTCCACACGACGTGACGATGCGGATCTCGCTCTCGTCGGCCGAGCTTGCCGTCACGACCACGATCGAAGCGACCAGCGAGCGGCCGGTTCCGGTTTCGTTCGGGTATCATCCGTACTTCCAGCTGCCGGGAATCCGGCGCGAAAGCTGGATCGTCGAGCTGCCGGTGCGCCGGCGCCTGGTACTCGATGCGCGCTCGATTCCAACCGGTGAGATGGAGGACGTGACGATCCCGCGCGCGCCGCTCGCAGGTCGCACCTACGATGACGGATTCACCGGAATCATCCCTCCCGGTGTGTTCGCGATCGAAGGCGGCGGCAGGCGGATCGAGGTCGAGCTGGCCGAGGGCTATCCGTACGTGCAGATCTTCGCGCCGGCCGGCGCGGAATTTTTCTGCATCGAGCCGATGACGGCACCGGCCAACGCGCTTGGCGCAGGCAGGGGTTTTCCTGTTGCGGAGCGCGGCCGGCCGTTCGAAGCGACGTTCCGCGTGCGCGTTCTCGGCTGA
- a CDS encoding nuclear transport factor 2 family protein translates to MSNSPLAAWHELVKTKNSDGILPLLADDVVFFSPIVHTPQAGQALTLLYLTAAVHAFGNDTFRYVREIVGNRDAVLEFEVTVDGIRVNGVDMIRWNDDGRIVEFKVMLRPLKAINLMHQKMAAMLEQLG, encoded by the coding sequence ATGAGCAACTCCCCATTGGCCGCCTGGCACGAGCTCGTAAAAACGAAGAACAGCGACGGGATCCTTCCGCTGCTTGCCGACGACGTCGTATTCTTCTCTCCGATCGTACACACGCCGCAGGCAGGCCAGGCGTTGACGCTCCTGTACCTGACCGCCGCTGTCCATGCGTTCGGCAACGATACGTTCCGCTACGTTCGCGAAATCGTCGGCAACCGCGACGCCGTTCTCGAATTCGAGGTGACCGTCGACGGCATCCGCGTAAACGGCGTCGACATGATCCGCTGGAACGACGACGGCAGGATCGTCGAGTTCAAGGTGATGCTGCGTCCGCTGAAGGCGATCAACCTGATGCACCAGAAGATGGCGGCCATGCTCGAACAGCTCGGCTGA
- a CDS encoding right-handed parallel beta-helix repeat-containing protein translates to MPVISKRIAVAAILAAVLSPPAHAADRYVAPGGNDAADGMTPAAAWATLQKAADTVVPGDTVHVADGNYAGFDVRIVATAGSPIEFAASGPNVHITSDNPETPDGINIENAAYITIDGFTSSNRTRAGIRAAVSHHITVRNCTCGTNGRWGIFTGFVDDLLIENNETFGSIDEHGIYVSNSGDRPVIRGNHSHDNNANGIHMNGDESQGGDGTISDALVENNVIHGNGVAGGSGINMDGVVTSVVRNNLLYDNHASGISLYRIDGATGATGNLVINNTIINASNGRWCINISGGSTGNTIRNNILYNYHSFRGVITIDSSSLSGFTSDYNSLMNRFSTDGGDTVISLATWQAAGRDAHSFLATPTDHFFNPASDFHLLPSSPAIDAGTATGAPGTDIDGGGRPVGGGYDMGAYEAQLPNCNDGNIDAGEVCGEPGLPSCSDPCTACLGCICAAADPVCGDQAICGSEQCESDGDCTGGQVCTGCQCSNAPLCESGIELERARVKARATPLYVKFSAEVVIPKPWAGIDPPASGIHFLLDSTSGAGAFDALLPGGAAWTVNGAGTTWKYSDRDGTVAGVTKAIVKDRSSSEDGRLRVTIKARSDSSATLPSATAVRTSLVLGNTDECGALEWNTPGSSSPVCEGSAAALDCR, encoded by the coding sequence ATGCCAGTCATCTCGAAACGGATCGCGGTCGCCGCGATCCTTGCTGCTGTACTGTCTCCACCGGCGCATGCCGCCGATCGCTACGTTGCGCCAGGCGGAAACGACGCCGCCGACGGCATGACGCCCGCCGCCGCATGGGCGACGCTGCAGAAAGCCGCCGACACGGTCGTGCCCGGCGATACCGTGCACGTAGCCGACGGCAACTATGCGGGCTTCGACGTCCGCATAGTTGCGACAGCCGGCTCGCCGATCGAATTCGCTGCATCCGGGCCGAACGTGCACATCACCAGCGACAATCCGGAGACGCCCGACGGCATCAACATCGAGAACGCCGCGTACATCACGATCGACGGGTTCACGTCGAGCAACCGCACGCGCGCCGGCATCCGCGCCGCCGTCTCGCACCACATCACGGTGCGCAACTGCACGTGCGGCACCAATGGCCGCTGGGGAATCTTCACCGGTTTCGTCGACGACCTGCTGATCGAGAACAACGAGACGTTCGGCTCGATCGACGAACACGGAATCTACGTGTCCAACAGCGGCGACCGGCCGGTGATCCGCGGCAACCATTCGCACGACAACAACGCCAACGGCATCCACATGAACGGCGACGAATCGCAGGGAGGCGACGGAACCATCTCCGACGCGCTCGTCGAGAACAACGTGATTCACGGCAACGGCGTCGCGGGCGGCTCTGGAATCAACATGGACGGCGTCGTCACCAGCGTCGTGCGCAACAATCTGCTGTATGACAATCACGCAAGCGGCATCAGCCTGTACAGGATCGACGGTGCGACCGGAGCGACGGGCAATCTCGTCATCAACAACACGATCATCAACGCGTCCAACGGACGCTGGTGCATCAACATCAGCGGCGGATCGACGGGCAATACGATTCGTAACAACATCCTGTACAACTATCACTCGTTCCGCGGCGTGATCACGATCGATTCGTCGAGCCTCAGCGGCTTCACGTCCGACTACAATTCGCTGATGAACCGTTTCAGCACCGACGGCGGCGACACGGTGATCTCGCTGGCGACGTGGCAGGCGGCCGGGCGCGACGCGCATTCGTTCCTGGCAACGCCCACCGACCATTTCTTCAATCCGGCGAGCGATTTTCACCTGCTGCCGTCGTCGCCGGCGATCGACGCGGGTACCGCGACCGGCGCGCCGGGAACCGACATCGACGGCGGCGGCCGTCCGGTCGGCGGCGGATACGACATGGGTGCATACGAAGCCCAGCTCCCGAACTGCAACGACGGCAACATCGACGCCGGAGAGGTCTGCGGCGAGCCCGGTCTGCCGTCGTGCTCCGATCCGTGTACGGCGTGCCTCGGATGCATCTGCGCAGCGGCCGATCCGGTCTGCGGCGATCAGGCCATCTGCGGCAGCGAGCAGTGCGAGTCAGACGGCGACTGCACGGGCGGCCAGGTCTGCACGGGCTGTCAGTGCAGCAATGCGCCGCTCTGCGAAAGCGGAATCGAGCTCGAGCGCGCACGCGTCAAGGCGCGCGCGACTCCGCTGTACGTCAAGTTCTCCGCGGAAGTCGTCATCCCGAAACCGTGGGCCGGCATCGATCCGCCGGCGAGCGGAATCCATTTCCTGCTCGATTCGACATCCGGTGCGGGCGCATTCGATGCGCTGCTCCCCGGCGGCGCCGCATGGACCGTGAACGGGGCCGGCACCACATGGAAGTACAGCGACCGCGACGGAACGGTCGCGGGCGTCACCAAGGCCATCGTCAAGGATCGCAGCAGCTCGGAAGACGGACGCCTGCGCGTCACGATCAAGGCGAGGAGCGACTCCAGCGCGACGCTGCCCTCCGCGACGGCGGTTCGCACGTCGCTCGTACTCGGGAACACGGACGAATGCGGGGCCCTCGAATGGAACACCCCGGGAAGCTCGTCGCCCGTTTGCGAAGGATCGGCGGCAGCGCTCGACTGCCGCTGA
- a CDS encoding Ig-like domain-containing protein — translation MPWPYGALIGDRNAHSGTAVVPPDVRAGVVPQDIAAFRWNGSSFEEIPVQVDEVMPYCLSNINSDFGLYSGTDKEFSYAWDVESWKKVSGVCSAEYPEGETATPDPAGMLDDDDEIVFMASDAGDVAPVGASFPPDVSSVHAVAVIDPLAPSSPHFVYLAVRPGGSTFTSDNGLVDYARDANADEWIDRYDFADDDPEKIGSSNTGYGPNLSGTVCDGGLVPRASTDRFPRDGVTVSTDKYQFRASGRWMIRGMRIAKPDAPGDYGPDLIDRWKGRAFQQSPDSTISVVGFEDEQVNWEANSALLGERMGPVRAIREIWGADSGTNVTNTETFYRDAVTYRYHVRVHPIPPDGLYTSWDYNHGVAVKYYNTLKTDGVDIDGVNDDTGNIDAVNGQPAFFDLPDPSFNIPSALLNWEEVSGAGDAGSLVYIIEMKGATTLVNSAVVPYYRDDACLDDGTGDDPVPRPWPGEASTDQRVKDGYSALAGGTPYDQLACSQKQGAWGAHGIHYFVTGDTDNVFTPETVTEIDAMQWQFAVPTSEPTNIGQAYGDNVRIPLQTVAIDLASAPVSVPPQASDASATTQQNKPADVVLAGADLDTCELTFRIVDPPASGQVGAISGLACSAATPNTDTATVTYTPNAGFIGSDSFTYVVGDSTSESQPATVSITVTPPPPPCSGGPRTGCRVSTKSGKGQVRLSDADDTEDDSLSWKWLAGEQTDVADFGDPAATTDYELCVFDASGTAVAYVQYDAAEDCGGKPCWRSTSSGYGFSRRVEDEDGTKSTAKLTLRAGAQGKAKITASATGGLLSVGGLPPEQPVVVELRAKDGACWQATFSEPASVSEAGSFEDRAD, via the coding sequence ATGCCCTGGCCGTACGGCGCACTGATCGGCGACCGCAACGCGCATAGCGGCACGGCGGTCGTTCCTCCCGACGTTCGCGCGGGCGTTGTGCCGCAGGACATCGCGGCGTTTCGCTGGAATGGCTCCTCGTTCGAAGAAATCCCGGTACAGGTCGACGAGGTGATGCCGTACTGCCTGTCGAACATCAATTCGGACTTCGGCCTCTACTCCGGTACCGACAAGGAATTCAGCTACGCGTGGGATGTCGAGAGCTGGAAGAAAGTCTCCGGCGTCTGCTCTGCGGAGTATCCGGAAGGTGAGACGGCAACGCCGGATCCCGCCGGCATGCTCGACGACGACGACGAGATCGTCTTCATGGCGTCCGACGCAGGCGACGTCGCGCCGGTCGGAGCTTCGTTTCCTCCCGACGTCTCCTCGGTGCACGCGGTTGCCGTCATCGATCCGCTCGCGCCGAGCTCGCCGCACTTCGTATATCTCGCCGTTCGTCCCGGCGGCTCGACGTTCACGAGCGACAACGGGCTCGTCGACTACGCCAGAGACGCCAACGCGGACGAGTGGATCGACCGGTACGACTTCGCCGACGACGATCCGGAAAAAATCGGCTCGAGCAACACCGGTTATGGCCCGAACCTTTCCGGCACGGTCTGCGACGGCGGCCTGGTGCCGCGCGCGTCGACCGACCGCTTCCCGCGCGACGGCGTAACCGTCAGCACAGACAAGTATCAGTTCCGCGCGAGCGGCCGCTGGATGATCCGCGGCATGCGGATCGCCAAGCCCGACGCACCGGGAGACTACGGTCCCGACCTGATCGACCGCTGGAAGGGCCGCGCATTCCAGCAATCGCCCGACTCGACGATCTCCGTCGTCGGTTTCGAAGACGAGCAGGTCAACTGGGAAGCCAACTCCGCGCTGCTCGGTGAACGGATGGGTCCGGTGCGCGCGATCCGCGAGATCTGGGGCGCCGACTCCGGCACCAACGTGACCAACACCGAAACCTTTTACCGCGACGCCGTCACGTACCGATACCACGTGCGCGTGCATCCGATACCTCCCGACGGCCTGTACACGTCGTGGGATTACAACCACGGCGTCGCGGTAAAGTACTACAACACGCTGAAGACCGACGGGGTCGACATCGACGGCGTCAACGACGACACCGGCAACATCGACGCGGTGAACGGCCAGCCGGCGTTCTTCGACCTTCCGGATCCGTCGTTCAACATTCCGTCCGCCCTGCTGAACTGGGAAGAGGTCTCCGGCGCCGGCGATGCGGGCTCGCTCGTCTACATCATCGAGATGAAGGGCGCGACGACGCTGGTGAACTCGGCGGTGGTGCCGTACTACCGCGACGACGCGTGCCTCGACGACGGCACCGGCGATGATCCGGTTCCGCGGCCGTGGCCCGGCGAAGCCAGCACCGACCAGCGCGTGAAGGACGGATACTCGGCCCTTGCCGGCGGCACGCCGTACGATCAGCTCGCGTGCTCGCAGAAGCAGGGCGCGTGGGGCGCGCACGGCATTCACTATTTCGTCACCGGCGATACCGACAACGTCTTCACGCCGGAGACCGTCACCGAAATCGACGCGATGCAGTGGCAGTTCGCCGTGCCGACCTCCGAGCCTACCAATATCGGCCAGGCATATGGCGACAACGTGCGCATTCCGCTGCAGACCGTTGCGATCGATCTGGCGAGCGCGCCCGTCAGCGTGCCGCCGCAGGCATCGGACGCCAGCGCGACCACGCAGCAGAACAAGCCGGCCGATGTCGTGCTCGCCGGGGCGGACCTCGACACCTGCGAGCTCACGTTCCGCATCGTCGATCCGCCGGCATCCGGACAGGTCGGAGCGATCTCCGGCCTCGCATGCTCGGCGGCTACGCCGAACACCGACACCGCGACCGTCACTTACACGCCGAACGCCGGATTCATCGGCAGTGATTCGTTCACGTACGTGGTCGGTGACAGCACGAGCGAATCGCAGCCGGCCACCGTCTCGATCACGGTTACTCCGCCGCCGCCGCCGTGTTCGGGCGGGCCGCGAACCGGCTGCCGCGTCTCGACGAAGTCCGGCAAAGGCCAGGTCCGGCTGAGCGACGCAGACGACACCGAGGACGATTCGCTGTCGTGGAAATGGCTCGCGGGCGAGCAGACCGACGTCGCCGACTTCGGAGACCCCGCGGCGACAACCGACTACGAGCTGTGCGTGTTCGATGCGTCGGGCACGGCGGTCGCGTACGTCCAGTACGACGCGGCCGAAGACTGCGGCGGCAAACCCTGCTGGCGCAGCACCAGCTCGGGTTACGGCTTCAGCCGGCGCGTCGAGGACGAAGACGGCACCAAGAGCACGGCCAAGCTGACGCTCCGGGCCGGAGCGCAGGGCAAGGCGAAGATCACCGCCAGCGCGACCGGCGGGCTCCTGTCGGTCGGCGGACTTCCGCCCGAGCAGCCGGTCGTCGTCGAGCTCCGAGCCAAGGACGGAGCGTGCTGGCAGGCGACGTTCAGCGAGCCCGCTTCAGTATCCGAAGCCGGTTCATTCGAAGATCGCGCGGACTGA
- a CDS encoding pyridoxal-phosphate dependent enzyme, translating into MSTEHVFNGRWRPLFERFARLGERIPLVELADLPTPVRLLAHLGNAIDVRQLWLKDDGLSSAHYGGNKVRKLELLLAAATARGARTVMTFGYAGSNHATATAVHAARIGLGSISMLLPQENAAYLRKNLLVSASVGAEIHEYPSQVALAAAAALTLVRRRVRDGSMPFVIAPGGSSELGTIGFVNAAFELAAQAGEGLLPLPRRIYAAAGSLGTVVGLGIGFAALALPVRIIGVRVVDERFVNPARAQSLWQKTVRLLRSSDASFPEVGSFADHVELRSEFFGGLYARVTEAGEEARALASAHEGLDLDITYTAKALACLIADARAGRIGDDPVLFWNTVSAAPADSLPAGAAPEDLPRRLQRYFDRTTGSSFAAASGK; encoded by the coding sequence GTGAGCACTGAACATGTTTTCAACGGTCGATGGCGGCCGCTGTTCGAGCGCTTTGCGCGTCTCGGCGAACGGATCCCGCTCGTGGAGCTCGCCGATCTGCCGACGCCCGTGCGGCTGCTCGCGCATCTCGGCAATGCCATCGATGTCCGCCAGCTGTGGCTGAAAGACGACGGTCTCAGCAGCGCGCACTACGGCGGAAACAAGGTTCGCAAGCTCGAGCTGCTGCTCGCCGCCGCAACAGCGCGCGGCGCCCGAACCGTGATGACGTTCGGTTACGCGGGTTCCAATCACGCAACCGCAACTGCCGTGCACGCGGCGCGGATCGGCCTCGGCAGCATCTCGATGCTGCTTCCGCAGGAGAACGCGGCGTACCTGCGAAAGAACCTTCTCGTCAGTGCGTCCGTCGGCGCCGAGATCCACGAGTATCCGTCGCAGGTCGCTCTGGCGGCGGCAGCGGCGCTGACGCTCGTGCGGCGCCGTGTTCGCGACGGCTCGATGCCGTTCGTGATTGCGCCTGGCGGATCGTCCGAGCTCGGCACGATCGGATTCGTCAACGCGGCGTTCGAGCTTGCCGCACAGGCGGGCGAAGGGCTGCTGCCGCTGCCCCGCCGCATCTACGCGGCGGCCGGAAGCCTCGGTACGGTCGTCGGGCTCGGCATCGGATTTGCTGCGCTCGCTCTGCCGGTTCGCATCATCGGCGTACGGGTCGTCGACGAGCGGTTCGTCAATCCGGCGCGCGCGCAGTCGCTGTGGCAGAAAACCGTGCGGCTTCTGCGCTCCAGCGACGCTTCGTTTCCCGAGGTCGGCAGCTTTGCCGACCATGTCGAGCTGCGCAGCGAGTTCTTCGGCGGGCTGTATGCGCGTGTCACCGAAGCCGGCGAGGAAGCCCGCGCGCTTGCGAGCGCGCACGAAGGCCTCGATCTCGACATCACGTATACGGCCAAAGCCCTCGCCTGCCTGATTGCCGACGCGCGCGCAGGGCGGATCGGCGACGATCCGGTGTTGTTCTGGAACACCGTCAGCGCAGCCCCTGCCGATTCTCTGCCCGCCGGCGCTGCGCCCGAGGATCTGCCGCGGCGGCTGCAGCGTTATTTCGACCGGACGACGGGTTCTTCCTTCGCCGCCGCGTCCGGGAAATGA